The following proteins are encoded in a genomic region of Montipora foliosa isolate CH-2021 chromosome 10, ASM3666993v2, whole genome shotgun sequence:
- the LOC137973151 gene encoding carbohydrate sulfotransferase 3-like — translation MTKNCTLKYLLFFSCILVAISVCVFIMNVQQQKEPRILKRMETGDFAYRQLSSENTEGMDLTNKSYDKKIDTSDNIGKVEARRSLLIFGEDRSGTTFTTAIFAQDPKIFLVYEPLWITQDFKFRKAGFNCSNCELEVVNAIVSCKFSRYHSVSAGFLPQVENSWTAASPINIFKTKPFCNLSSQSEVNCSKMLKNPNFVDRICKEKFKHSVVKVSPFRLPRQKLADLVPQVLLENPETEVRILHLLRDPRGIINSRIDIEWIPEYPHRSLVGNARKLCDAMLSDLEHVERTLEKFNLTRRYKSVRYSQLAEDPVGTAKDIYKFAGFEFPPVVEEWIIRSTTPSKKQLKKELGNPYSTVRNATGNAYKWRNDNLFPRNQAIERECRPLMNRLGLKEVPQPLQKKPKRILNNTDSGLEDVQTMHS, via the coding sequence ATGACAAAGAATTGCACATTGAAATATCTACTTTTCTTCTCCTGTATACTTGTGGCAATCTCAGTTTGTGTGTTTATAATGAATGTGCAACAACAAAAGGAGCCTCGGATTTTGAAACGCATGGAGACAGGAGATTTCGCTTATAGACAGCTATCATCAGAGAACACAGAGGGAATGGATCTGACCAATAAAAGTTATGATAAGAAAATTGACACTTCAGATAATATTGGCAAAGTGGAAGCACGTCGCAGCTTACTAATCTTTGGTGAAGATCGCTCTGGAACAACCTTTACAACTGCAATCTTTGCACAAGATCCTAAAATCTTCTTGGTTTATGAGCCATTGTGGATTACACAGGATTTCAAATTTCGTAAGGCAGGTTTTAACTGCTCGAATTGTGAACTCGAAGTTGTAAATGCAATTGTTAGCTGCAAATTTTCTCGATATCACTCAGTATCAGCGGGTTTTTTGCCACAGGTTGAAAACTCCTGGACAGCGGCGTCTcctataaatatttttaaaacaaaaccgTTTTGCAATTTAAGCAGTCAAAGTGAAGTTAACTGTTCCAAAATGCTTAAAAATCCCAATTTTGTAGATCGTATTTGCAAGGAAAAGTTCAAACACAGCGTCGTTAAGGTTTCGCCTTTTCGACTTCCTAGACAAAAACTGGCTGATCTGGTTCCACAGGTTTTACTTGAAAATCCAGAAACCGAAGTACGCATATTGCATCTGCTTCGGGATCCGAGAGGAATTATCAATTCACGGATTGATATCGAATGGATACCAGAATATCCACATAGATCGCTAGTTGGGAACGCAAGAAAGCTTTGTGATGCAATGTTGAGTGATTTAGAGCATGTGGAAAGGACGTTGGAAAAATTTAACCTGACTCGACGATACAAATCTGTCCGGTACTCACAGCTGGCGGAGGACCCAGTTGGAACCGCAAAAGATATTTATAAGTTCGCTGGATTTGAATTTCCTCCTGTAGTGGAAGAATGGATAATACGAAGCACAACACCGAGCAAAAAGCAATTGAAGAAAGAGCTGGGAAATCCATATTCCACAGTAAGAAATGCTACAGGAAATGCTTATAAGTGGCGAAATGATAACTTATTTCCAAGAAATCAAGCCATTGAAAGAGAATGTAGGCCTTTGATGAATCGACTGGGCTTGAAGGAAGTTCCTCAACCACTCCAGAAAAAGCCAAAGAGAATTTTAAACAATACAGACTCGGGTCTAGAAGACGTTCAGACTATGCACTCATGA
- the LOC137973087 gene encoding carbohydrate sulfotransferase 4-like gives MTKNCTLKYLLLFSCIFVAISVCVFIMYVQQQKELRILKRMERGDFAYRQLSSENTEGMDLTNKSYDKKIDTPDNIGKVEARRSLLIFGEDRSGTTFTSAIFAQDPKIFLVYEPLWITRDFKFRKAFNCSNCELEVVNAIVSCKFSRYHSVSAGFLPQVKNSWTAASPINIFKTKPFCNLSSQSEVNCSKMLKNPNFVDRICKEKFKHSVVKVSPFRLPRQKLADLVPQVLLENPETEVRVLHLLRDPRGIINSRIDIKWIPEYPHRSLVGNARKLCDAMLSDLEHVERTLEKFNLTRRYKSVRYSQLAEDPVGTAKDIYKFAGFEFPPVVEEWIIRSTTPSKKQLKKELGNPYSTVRNATGNAYKWRNDNLFPRNQAIERECRPLMNRLGLKEVPQPLQKKPKRILNNTDSGLEDVQTMHS, from the coding sequence ATGACAAAGAATTGCACATTGAAATATCTACTTCTCTTCTCCTGCATATTTGTGGCAATCTCAGTTTGTGTGTTTATAATGTATGTGCAACAACAAAAGGAGCTTCGGATTTTGAAACGCATGGAGAGAGGAGATTTCGCTTATAGACAGCTATCATCAGAGAACACAGAGGGAATGGATCTGACCAATAAAAGTTATGATAAGAAAATTGACACTCCAGATAATATTGGCAAAGTGGAAGCACGTCGCAGCTTACTAATATTTGGTGAAGATCGCTCTGGAACAACCTTTACAAGTGCAATCTTTGCACAAGATCCTAAAATCTTCTTGGTTTATGAGCCATTGTGGATTACACGGGATTTCAAATTTCGTAAGGCTTTTAACTGCTCGAATTGTGAACTCGAAGTTGTAAATGCAATTGTTAGCTGCAAATTTTCTCGATATCACTCAGTATCAGCGGGTTTTTTGCCACAGGTTAAAAACTCCTGGACAGCGGCGTCTcctataaatatttttaaaacaaaaccgTTTTGCAATTTAAGCAGTCAAAGTGAAGTTAACTGTTCCAAAATGCTTAAAAATCCCAATTTTGTAGATCGTATTTGCAAGGAAAAGTTCAAACACAGCGTCGTTAAGGTTTCGCCTTTTCGACTTCCTAGACAAAAACTGGCTGATCTGGTTCCACAGGTTTTACTTGAAAATCCAGAAACCGAAGTACGCGTATTGCATCTGCTTCGGGATCCGAGAGGAATTATCAATTCACGGATTGACATCAAATGGATACCAGAATATCCACATAGGTCGCTAGTTGGGAACGCAAGAAAGCTTTGTGATGCAATGTTGAGTGATTTAGAGCATGTGGAAAGGACGTTGGAAAAATTTAACCTGACTCGACGATACAAATCTGTCCGGTACTCACAGCTGGCGGAGGACCCAGTTGGAACCGCAAAAGATATTTATAAGTTCGCTGGATTTGAATTTCCTCCTGTAGTGGAAGAATGGATAATACGAAGCACAACACCGAGCAAAAAGCAATTGAAGAAAGAGCTGGGAAATCCATATTCCACAGTAAGAAATGCTACAGGAAATGCTTATAAGTGGCGAAATGATAACTTATTTCCAAGAAATCAAGCCATTGAAAGAGAATGTAGGCCTTTGATGAATCGACTGGGCTTGAAGGAAGTTCCTCAACCACTCCAGAAAAAGCCAAAGAGAATTTTAAACAATACAGACTCGGGTCTAGAAGACGTTCAGACTATGCACTCATGA